In Penaeus chinensis breed Huanghai No. 1 chromosome 11, ASM1920278v2, whole genome shotgun sequence, a genomic segment contains:
- the LOC125030723 gene encoding probable G-protein coupled receptor Mth-like 1 isoform X2, producing MPVCEFLVLLNPRAKPKQEFYLLPSGTLYEPYYNEEFMPGRYCLEYFVEMSADVAFVCREPLSKAIIVKNHLQAAGLVVSCVFLSVTIVCHLAIKRLRDIQGLCLLCHMVSLLIADVVLFIGSQFSKEISKSHCVFNGFLLQYSFLATFFWLNVMCFDVWRVIKATVKLVPLRGILANDAKKFKLYCAYAWGVPLVVTLVTIAMHFLPDEKVSDALLRPGFGLESCWFSGDYELLSYFYGLVGLLFLLNMILLGHTLAMLFQAGGVFTHCCSRKTSSLTAFNRSHLDAFWQRFSLFCLMALCWVTEILSWKIYPQEMWIPTDFINSLQGFIVFVIFMRSRKKREIVRQSWAGTVSTVSQAVRKISRTDETSVVLHVSDNQVCIANPDGSSSGNSKLTEEMTPNLDERKDRGSGDGEASPAGETNPSFQAD from the exons ATGCCTGTTTGCGAATTTTTGGTTCTCCTCAACCCCCGCGCCAAACCGAAACAGGAGTTCTACCTGCTCCCGAGTGGGACTTTGTATGAACCGTACTACAACGAAGAATTCATGCCGGGCAGATATTGTCTGGAATACTTCGTGGAAA tgTCAGCCGACGTCGCCTTCGTATGTCGGGAACCTCTAAGTAAGGCCATAATAGTCAAGAACCATCTGCAGGCGGCCGGGTTGGTGGTGTCGTGTGTGTTCCTGTCGGTGACCATCGTGTGCCACCTCGCCATCAAACGGCTGCGCGACATCCAAGGCCTCTGCCTCCTGTGCCACATGGTGTCGCTGCTGATCGCTGACGTTGTCCTCTTCATAGGATCTCAGTTCTCAAAAGAAATTAGCAAGTCCCACTGCGTCTTTAATG GTTTTCTCCTACAGTATTCATTTCTTGCGACGTTCTTCTGGCTCAATGTCATGTGCTTTGATGTATGGCGCGTCATTAA GGCGACCGTGAAGCTGGTGCCACTGCGGGGTATCTTAGCCAATGATGCCAAGAAGTTCAAGCTGTACTGCGCGTATGCTTGGGGCGTCCCTCTGGTCGTGACGCTGGTGACCATCGCGATGCATTTCCTGCCCGACGAGAAGGTTTCGGACGCGCTCCTTCGGCCGGGCTTTGGCCTGGAGTCTTGCTGGTTCAgtg GCGATTATGAACTTCTGAGTTACTTCTACGGGCTGGTCGGTCTGCTTTTTCTCCTGAACATGATTCTCCTCGGCCACACACTCGCGATGCTGTTCCAGGCCGGCGGCGTCTTCACCCACTGCTGTTCTCGGAAAACCAGTTCACTCACAGCCTTCAACCGGAGTCACCTCGATGC CTTCTGGCAGCGGTTTAGCCTCTTCTGTTTGATGGCGCTCTGTTGGGTCACGGAAATTCTCTCCTGGAAAATTTATCCTCAGGAAATGTG GATCCCGACAGACTTCATCAACTCCCTGCAAGGCTTCATCGTGTTCGTGATCTTCATGAGGAGCCGGAAGAAGCGCGAGATCGTGAGACAGTCGTGGGCGGGCACTGTGTCCACCGTGTCCCAGGCAGTGAGGAAAATCTCCCGCACGGACGAAACCAGCGTCGTGTTGCACGTGAGCGACAACCAGGTGTGCATCGCGAACCCCGACGGCTCGTCCTCGGGCAACAGCAAACTCACCGAAGAAATGACTCCCAACTTGGACGAACGGAAGGACCGAGGGAGCGGCGACGGGGAGGCTTCGCCGGCGGGGGAGACCAACCCAAGCTTCCAAGCAGATTAA